A part of Brassica rapa cultivar Chiifu-401-42 chromosome A05, CAAS_Brap_v3.01, whole genome shotgun sequence genomic DNA contains:
- the LOC103869412 gene encoding cytosolic Fe-S cluster assembly factor NBP35 — MENGDIPENANEHCPGPQSESAGKSDSCAGCPNQEACATAPKGPDPDLVAIAERMSTVKHKILVLSGKGGVGKSTFSAQLSFALAGMDHQVGLMDIDICGPSMPKMLGLEGHEIHQSNLGWSPVYVEENLGVMSIGFMLPNSDEAVVWRGPRKNALIKQFLKDVYWRDIDYLVVDAPPGTSDEHISIVQYLQATGIDGAIIVTTPQEVSLIDVRKEVSFCKKVGVPVLGVVENMSGLSQPLADVKFMEIGSSVDVTQKVISCLRENAPELLNVLACSEVFDSSGGGAERMCREMGVPFLGKVPLDPQLCKAAEQGKSCFEGNNKCSVSAPALKSIIQKVLASMTE, encoded by the exons ATGGAGAACGGAGATATTCCCGAGAACGCCAATGAAC ATTGCCCAGGTCCTCAATCGGAAAGTGCTGGAAAGTCAGATTCTTGTGCAGGTTGCCCTAATCAGGAAGCATGCGCAACTGCTCCCAAAGGACCTGACCCAG ATTTGGTTGCCATAGCAGAGCGGATGAGCACTGTTAAGCACAAGATTCTCGTTTTGTCTGGTAAAGGTGGGGTTGGCAAGAGCACTTTCTCTGCTCAGCTCTCATTTGCTCTCGCTGGAATGGACCATCAAGTAGGCCTTATGGACATAGATATCTGCGGTCCAAGCATGCCTAAAATGCTAGGCCTTGAAGGGCACGAGATTCACCAGAGCAACCTCGGATGGTCCCCTGTCTATGTGGAAGAGAACCTTGGTGTCATGTCCATTGGTTTCATGCTCCCAAACTCCGACGAAGCTGTGGTCTGGAGAGGTCCCCGCAAGAACGCTCTCATTAAACAGTTCTTGAAAGACGTCTACTGGAGAGACATCGATTACCTCGTGGTTGATGCCCCACCGGGAACTTCGGACGAGCACATCTCCATCGTCCAGTACCTTCAAGCCACTGGGATCGACGGTGCGATCATCGTCACCACCCCACAGGAAGTCTCCTTGATCGATGTCAGGAAAGAGGTGAGCTTTTGCAAGAAAGTGGGAGTCCCGGTGTTAGGAGTGGTGGAGAACATGAGCGGTTTGTCTCAGCCGTTGGCGGATGTCAAGTTCATGGAGATTGGTTCTTCCGTTGACGTGACGCAAAAGGTAATCTCTTGCTTGAGAGAGAACGCACCAGAGCTTCTCAACGTCTTGGCTTGCAGCGAAGTGTTTGACAGCAGTGGAGGCGGTGCAGAGAGGATGTGCAGGGAAATGGGAGTGCCGTTTCTTGGGAAAGTTCCATTGGATCCACAGCTTTGCAAAGCAGCAGAGCAAGGTAAGTCGTGCTTTGAGGGGAACAACAAGTGTTCTGTTAGCGCACCTGCGCTGAAGAGCATCATACAGAAAGTCCTTGCTTCGATGACCGAGTGA
- the LOC103869415 gene encoding pre-mRNA-processing protein 40C isoform X1, whose product MEGENVTEPLNTAAPSTGESIFATAPPPSDSVLATAASSVSPSSKSQPEQSSMSIATTAQLSANAAASSIANPIPQAPHMLQNPPFGRPGTLAPPGLMTSPPAFPGSNPFSRPGGPTQINLGVHPHMYPPYHSLPPMHGTPQGMWLQPPPMGGIPRAHFPSHPTPFPGNYPFPVRGASSHLPYPGSQPLPVGNAGAVHALPGHQPLDVPPGQKPEALSGIDDRAGSQLVGNRVDAWTAHKSETGVVYYYNSVTGQSTYEKPPGFEREPDKVPVQPIPISMENIRGTDWALVSTNDGKKYYYNNKTKVSSWQIPPEVKDLVKKTEERSTESLASVPSADLTEKGSEQSSLSAPAINNGGRDAVSLRTTIVPGFSALDLVKKKLHDSGVPVSSTTTSEANGGKSNEVTPSGESGDGMGKVKDATEGGDLSDSTSDSEDEDSGPSKEECIKQFKEMLKERGVAPFSKWEKELPKIIFDPRFKAIQSHSVRRSLFEQYVKTRAEEERREKRAAHKAAVEGFKQLLDEASKDIDKHTDYHTFKKKWGNDLRFESLERKEREALLNERILSLKRAADQKAQEIRAAAASDFKTMLHEREVSINSHWSKVKDSLRNDPRYRSAAHEDREVFYNEYIAELKAARGDDYEMKSRGEEDKLRERERELRKRKEREVLEVERVRQKIRRKEAVASYQALLVEKIRDPEASWTESKPKLERDPQKRALNPDLDPADKEKLFRDHIKTLYERCARDFKALLVEVLSSEAASQQTEEAKTVLNSWSTAKQVLKSDIRYSKMPRDDREVIWRRYAEDILRKQKQDSPQKEEKPRDYKI is encoded by the exons ATGGAAGGGGAGAATGTAACGGAGCCGTTGAATACAGCGGCGCCATCTACGGGAGAGAGTATCTTCGCCACAGCTCCTCCTCCAAGTGATTCAGTATTGGCTACTGCTGCTTCGAGTGTCTCTCCAAGCAGTAAATCTCAGCCGGAGCAATCCTCTATGTCT ATTGCCACTACTGCGCAATTGAGTGCTAATGCAGCAGCCTCCTCAATTGCTAATCCCATACCTCAAGCCCCGCATATGCTACAGAATCCGCCTTTTGGTCGACCAGGAACACTCGCTCCTCCTGGACTCATGACATCTCCGCCTGCTTTTCCTGGTTCCAACCCTTTTTCCAGACCCGGGGGTCCTACTCAAATCAATCTTGGTGTTCATCCACACATGTATCCTCCTTATCATTCTCTGCCGCCAATGCATGGAACGCCTCAAGGAATGTGGCTGCAGCCTCCCCCTATGGGTGGTATTCCCAGGGCGCATTTCCCATCACATCCTACTCCTTTTCCTGGTAATTACCCATTTCCAGTTCGTGGAGCTTCTTCTCACCTGCCATATCCCGGTTCTCAACCGCTTCCTGTGGGGAATGCTGGCGCTGTTCATGCGTTACCGGGTCACCAACCGTTAGATGTTCCTCCTGGTCAAAAGCCAGAAGCACTCTCAGGAATTG ATGACAGAGCTGGTTCTCAACTAGTAGGAAATCGAGTAGATGCCTGGACTGCACATAAATCAGAAACAGGAGTTGTTTACTATTATAATTCGGTTACAGGGCAATCGACCTATGAAAAGCCTCCTGGTTTTGAAAGGGAG CCTGATAAAGTGCCGGTGCAGCCAATTCCTATCTCTAT GGAGAATATACGTGGGACGGATTGGGCTCTTGTTTCCACAAATGATGGCAAAAAATATTACTACAACAATAAAACAAAG GTAAGTAGCTGGCAGATTCCACCTGAGGTGAAAGATTTGGTGAAGAAAACGGAGGAGAGGTCAACGGAGAGTTTAGCTTCTGTGCCGAGCGCTGATTTAACTGAAAAGGGTTCTGAGCAATCAAGTTTGAGCGCACCTGCTATTAACAATGGTGGCCGGGATGCCGTATCGCTCAGAACTACAATTGTTCCTGGTTTCTCAGCGTTGGATTTGGTCAAAAAGAAACTGCATGATTCTGGAGTGCCTGTCTCCTCTACGACAACATCTGAAGCAAATGGTGGTAAATCAAACGAGGTCACACCTAGTGGAGAGAGTGGAGATGGTATGGGCAAGGTAAAAGATGCTACTGAAGGTGGTGACCTTTCTGATTCTACATCAGATTCCGAAGATGAAGATAGTGGACCATCGAAGGAAGAGTGTATCAAACAGTTTAAG GAAATGCTCAAGGAGAGAGGAGTGGCACCGTTTTCTAAATGGGAGAAGGAACTGCCAAAAATTATCTTTGACCCTCGCTTTAAG GCAATTCAAAGTCATTCTGTTCGAAGATCTTTATTTGAGCAGTACGTAAAGACTCGCGCTGAAGAAGAACGTAGGGAAAAGCGTGCTGCTCATAAGGCAGCTGTTGAAGGTTTCAAGCAGTTGCTGGACGAAGCGTCTAAG GACATTGATAAACACACTGATTATCATACTTTTAAAAAGAAATGGGGAAATGATCTGCGGTTCGAATCACTTGAGCGGAAGGAAAGAGAAGCTTTGCTGAATGAAAG AATCCTTTCTTTGAAACGAGCTGCGGACCAGAAGGCGCAAGAAATCCGCGCAGCAGCAGCCTCTGATTTCAAGACGATGTTACATGAAAGAGAAGTGTCCATAAATTCACATTGGTCCAAG GTAAAGGATAGCTTGAGAAATGATCCAAGATATAGATCTGCTGCACACGAGGACAGGGAGGTCTTTTATAATGAGTACATTGCGGAATTAAAAGCTGCAAGGGGAGATGATTATGAGATGAAGAGTAGAGGCGAAGAG GATAAACTGAGAGAACGAGAGCGGGAGTTGCGGAAACGGAAAGAAAGAGAAGTGCTAGAGGTGGAAAGGGTACGACAAAAAATCAGAAGGAAAGAGGCAGTCGCCTCTTATCAAGCTTTGCTAGTGGAGAAGATCAGAGACCCTGAG GCATCCTGGACAGAATCGAAGCCGAAACTTGAGAGGGATCCACAAAAACGCGCCTTAAATCCGGATTTAGATCCTGCTGATAAAGAGAAGCTGTTCCGAGACCATATAAAGACATTGTACGAG AGGTGTGCCCGTGACTTTAAAGCTCTTCTAGTTGAAGTCTTGTCATCGGAAGCTGCTTCTCAGCAGACGGAAGAAGCAAAGACCGTGCTCAACTCTTGGTCGACGGCTAAACAAGTACTCAAATCCGACATCCGATACAGCAAGATGCCCAGAGATGACAGGGAAGTCATATGGCGCCGATATGCGGAAGATATCTTGAGGAAACAGAAACAAGATAGCCCTCAAAAGGAAGAGAAACCAAGAGACTACAAGATCTAA
- the LOC103869415 gene encoding pre-mRNA-processing protein 40C isoform X2, protein MEGENVTEPLNTAAPSTGESIFATAPPPSDSVLATAASSVSPSSKSQPEQSSMSIATTAQLSANAAASSIANPIPQAPHMLQNPPFGRPGTLAPPGLMTSPPAFPGSNPFSRPGGPTQINLGVHPHMYPPYHSLPPMHGTPQGMWLQPPPMGGIPRAHFPSHPTPFPGNYPFPVRGASSHLPYPGSQPLPVGNAGAVHALPGHQPLDVPPGQKPEALSGIDDRAGSQLVGNRVDAWTAHKSETGVVYYYNSVTGQSTYEKPPGFEREPDKVPVQPIPISMENIRGTDWALVSTNDGKKYYYNNKTKVSSWQIPPEVKDLVKKTEERSTESLASVPSADLTEKGSEQSSLSAPAINNGGRDAVSLRTTIVPGFSALDLVKKKLHDSGVPVSSTTTSEANGGKSNEVTPSGESGDGMGKVKDATEGGDLSDSTSDSEDEDSGPSKEECIKQFKEMLKERGVAPFSKWEKELPKIIFDPRFKAIQSHSVRRSLFEQYVKTRAEEERREKRAAHKAAVEGFKQLLDEASKDIDKHTDYHTFKKKWGNDLRFESLERKEREALLNERILSLKRAADQKAQEIRAAAASDFKTMLHEREVSINSHWSKVKDSLRNDPRYRSAAHEDREVFYNEYIAELKAARGDDYEMKSRGEEDKLRERERELRKRKEREVLEVERVRQKIRRKEAVASYQALLVEKIRDPEVCLRSVFTSPYAAC, encoded by the exons ATGGAAGGGGAGAATGTAACGGAGCCGTTGAATACAGCGGCGCCATCTACGGGAGAGAGTATCTTCGCCACAGCTCCTCCTCCAAGTGATTCAGTATTGGCTACTGCTGCTTCGAGTGTCTCTCCAAGCAGTAAATCTCAGCCGGAGCAATCCTCTATGTCT ATTGCCACTACTGCGCAATTGAGTGCTAATGCAGCAGCCTCCTCAATTGCTAATCCCATACCTCAAGCCCCGCATATGCTACAGAATCCGCCTTTTGGTCGACCAGGAACACTCGCTCCTCCTGGACTCATGACATCTCCGCCTGCTTTTCCTGGTTCCAACCCTTTTTCCAGACCCGGGGGTCCTACTCAAATCAATCTTGGTGTTCATCCACACATGTATCCTCCTTATCATTCTCTGCCGCCAATGCATGGAACGCCTCAAGGAATGTGGCTGCAGCCTCCCCCTATGGGTGGTATTCCCAGGGCGCATTTCCCATCACATCCTACTCCTTTTCCTGGTAATTACCCATTTCCAGTTCGTGGAGCTTCTTCTCACCTGCCATATCCCGGTTCTCAACCGCTTCCTGTGGGGAATGCTGGCGCTGTTCATGCGTTACCGGGTCACCAACCGTTAGATGTTCCTCCTGGTCAAAAGCCAGAAGCACTCTCAGGAATTG ATGACAGAGCTGGTTCTCAACTAGTAGGAAATCGAGTAGATGCCTGGACTGCACATAAATCAGAAACAGGAGTTGTTTACTATTATAATTCGGTTACAGGGCAATCGACCTATGAAAAGCCTCCTGGTTTTGAAAGGGAG CCTGATAAAGTGCCGGTGCAGCCAATTCCTATCTCTAT GGAGAATATACGTGGGACGGATTGGGCTCTTGTTTCCACAAATGATGGCAAAAAATATTACTACAACAATAAAACAAAG GTAAGTAGCTGGCAGATTCCACCTGAGGTGAAAGATTTGGTGAAGAAAACGGAGGAGAGGTCAACGGAGAGTTTAGCTTCTGTGCCGAGCGCTGATTTAACTGAAAAGGGTTCTGAGCAATCAAGTTTGAGCGCACCTGCTATTAACAATGGTGGCCGGGATGCCGTATCGCTCAGAACTACAATTGTTCCTGGTTTCTCAGCGTTGGATTTGGTCAAAAAGAAACTGCATGATTCTGGAGTGCCTGTCTCCTCTACGACAACATCTGAAGCAAATGGTGGTAAATCAAACGAGGTCACACCTAGTGGAGAGAGTGGAGATGGTATGGGCAAGGTAAAAGATGCTACTGAAGGTGGTGACCTTTCTGATTCTACATCAGATTCCGAAGATGAAGATAGTGGACCATCGAAGGAAGAGTGTATCAAACAGTTTAAG GAAATGCTCAAGGAGAGAGGAGTGGCACCGTTTTCTAAATGGGAGAAGGAACTGCCAAAAATTATCTTTGACCCTCGCTTTAAG GCAATTCAAAGTCATTCTGTTCGAAGATCTTTATTTGAGCAGTACGTAAAGACTCGCGCTGAAGAAGAACGTAGGGAAAAGCGTGCTGCTCATAAGGCAGCTGTTGAAGGTTTCAAGCAGTTGCTGGACGAAGCGTCTAAG GACATTGATAAACACACTGATTATCATACTTTTAAAAAGAAATGGGGAAATGATCTGCGGTTCGAATCACTTGAGCGGAAGGAAAGAGAAGCTTTGCTGAATGAAAG AATCCTTTCTTTGAAACGAGCTGCGGACCAGAAGGCGCAAGAAATCCGCGCAGCAGCAGCCTCTGATTTCAAGACGATGTTACATGAAAGAGAAGTGTCCATAAATTCACATTGGTCCAAG GTAAAGGATAGCTTGAGAAATGATCCAAGATATAGATCTGCTGCACACGAGGACAGGGAGGTCTTTTATAATGAGTACATTGCGGAATTAAAAGCTGCAAGGGGAGATGATTATGAGATGAAGAGTAGAGGCGAAGAG GATAAACTGAGAGAACGAGAGCGGGAGTTGCGGAAACGGAAAGAAAGAGAAGTGCTAGAGGTGGAAAGGGTACGACAAAAAATCAGAAGGAAAGAGGCAGTCGCCTCTTATCAAGCTTTGCTAGTGGAGAAGATCAGAGACCCTGAGGTATGTCTTCGATCTGTGTTCACTTCTCCCTATGCAGCGTGCTAA
- the LOC103869417 gene encoding tricalbin-3, giving the protein MIPQSSSFDFLSHASVSRRLLCPCSNEHGLILFRDRFARRRILRRKTRVQVTNASSRFVSGGDSARKVARSLVVARFSNEFEDEQEPSSSSQIQSGRSSFTNYREDPIVDKLRTQLGVIHPIPSPPINRNAIGLFAFFFFVGVVCDKLWAWRKRRRQDRQQRAGPWAQLPSPSFEKDLQRKESVEWVNMVLVKLWKVYRGGIENWLVGLLQPVIDDLKKPDYVKRVEIKQFSLGDEPLSVRNVERRTSRRVNDLQYQIGLRYTGGARMLLMLTLKFGIIPVVVPVGIRDFDIDGELWVKLRLIPSAPWVGAASWAFVSLPKIKFELAPFRLFNLMGIPVLSMFLTKLLTEDLPRLFVRPKKIVLDFQKGKAVGPVSEDIKPGDMQEGNKDFVGELSVTLVNAQKLPYMFSGRTDPYVILRMGDQVIRSKKNSQTTVIGAPGQPIWNQDFQFLVSNPREQVLQIEVNDCLGFADMAIGTGEVDLGSLPDTVPTDRIVVLQGGWSLFGKGSAGEILLRLTYKAYVEDEEDDKRNAKAINADASDDEMSDSEEPSSFVRDKIPSDDLGPESFMNVLSALILSEEFQGIVSSEAGNKLYEGEASVPPVPSKATEDSKSQPDNSGNGGISDLEVKTPSSDRSSVDDGGLALLWFSVITSVLVLVAINMGGSSFFNP; this is encoded by the exons ATGATTCCACAATCTTCTAGCTTCGATTTCTTATCTCACGCTAGCGTCTCGCGCCGCCTGTTATGCCCTTGCTCCAACGAGCACGGCCTGATTCTCTTCCGCGATAGATTCGCGAGGCGGCGGATTCTCCGCCGGAAAACCAGAGTTCAGGTCACGAATGCGAGCTCGAGGTTTGTTTCCGGCGGGGATTCAGCGAGAAAGGTCGCGAGGAGCCTTGTGGTTGCTCGGTTCTCGAATGAATTCGAAGACGAACAAGAACCATCATCATCGTCACAGATTCAGAGTGGGCGAAGCAGTTTCACTAACTATAGAGAAGATCCGATTGTGGATAAGCTCAGGACTCAGCTTGGCGTTATCCACCCCATCCCCTCCCCGCCGATTAACCGCAACGCGATTGGTCTCTTCgcgttcttcttcttcgttggcGTTGTTTGCGACAAGCTCTGGGCGTGGAGAAAGAGGCGGAGGCAAGATAGGCAACAGAGAGCCGGGCCGTGGGCGCAGCTTCCCTCGCCGTCATTCGAGAAGGATTTGCAGAGGAAAGAGTCGGTGGAGTGGGTGAACATGGTGTTGGTGAAGCTCTGGAAAGTTTACAGAGGTGGGATTGAGAATTGGCTCGTTGGGTTGTTGCAGCCTGTGATTGATGACTTGAAGAAGCCTGATTATGTTAAGAGAGTTGAGATCAAGCAGTTTTCGCTTGGGGATGAGCCTTTGTCTGTTAGAAATGTTGAGAGGAGGACGTCAAGACGCGTCAATGACTTGCA gTACCAGATTGGTCTTAGGTATACTGGTGGTGCTCGGATGTTGTTAATGCTCACTTTAAAGTTTGGAATCATCCCAGTAGTTGTGCCAGTTGGTATACGAGATTTTGACATCGACGGTGAGCTTTGGGTTAAGTTAAGATTGATACCGTCAGCGCCTTGGGTTGGAGCTGCATCATGGGCATTTGTATCACTTCCGAAGATCAAATTTGAGCTGGCACCATTCCGATTGTTTAATCTAATGG GAATTCCTGTTCTATCCAT GTTCTTGACCAAACTGCTGACAGAAGATTTGCCTCGCTTATTTGTCCGGCCAAAGAAAATTGTCTTGGATTTCCAGAAAGGAAAAGCTGTTGGACCTGTTTCAGAAGACATAAAACCTGGAGACATGCAGGAAGGGAACAAGGATTTTGTTGGGGAACTGTCTGTTACTCTTGTAAATGCCCAGAAACTCCCATACATGTTCTCTG gTAGAACGGATCCATATGTTATTTTACGAATGGGTGATCAAGTTATCCGCAGTAAGAAGAATAGTCAAACTACTGTGATTGGGGCTCCTGGTCAGCCAATCTGGAATCAG GACTTCCAATTCCTTGTTTCAAATCCTAGAGAACAAGTGTTACAAATTGAAGTCAATGACTGTCTTGGATTCGCCGATATGGCTATTGGCACTGGAGAG GTTGACCTCGGATCACTACCAGATACGGTTCCTACAGACAGAATTGTTGTTCTGCAAGGCGGTTGGAGTTTATTTGGAAAGGGATCTGCTGGAGAAATACTACTGCGTCTTACATACAAAGCATACgtggaggatgaagaagatgataaacGCAATGCAAAAGCCATTAATGCAGATGCTTCCGATGATGAAATGTCGGATTCCGAAGAACCTAGCTCATTCGTGCGTGACAAGATTCCTTCTGATGATCTTGGTCCAGAGTCGTTTATGAATGTGCTGTCTGCATTAATTTTGAGCGAGGAATTTCAAGGCATAGTTTCATCAGAAGCTGGGAACAAACTTTATGAAGGTGAAGCAAGCGTGCCACCAGTACCCTCAAAGGCTACGGAGGACTCAAAGTCTCAACCGGACAATTCTGGCAATGGAGGCATATCAGATTTGGAAGTGAAAACCCCGAGTTCTGATAGAAGCTCCGTTGATGATGGAG GATTAGCATTGCTGTGGTTCAGTGTAATCACTTCTGTATTGGTGCTCGTTGCTATTAACATGGGCGGCTCAAGTTTCTTCAACCCGTAA
- the LOC103869418 gene encoding delta(24)-sterol reductase, which yields MSDLQAPLVRPKRKKTWVDYFVKFRWIIVIFVVLPISATLYFLIYLGDMWSESKSYEKRRKEHDQNVAKVIKRLKERDAAKDGLVCTARKPWIAVGMRNVDYKRARHFEVDLGEFRNILEINKEKMIARVEPLVNMGQISRATVPMNLSLAVVAELDDLTVGGLINGYGIEGSSHLYGLFADTVVAYEIVLAGGELVRATKDNEYSDLFYAIPWSQGTLGLLVAAEIKLIPVKEYMRLTYIPVKGDLQTLAQGYMDSFAPKDGDTSKIPDFVEGMVYNPTEGVMMVGTYASKEEAKKKGNKINNVGWWFKPWFYQHAQTALKKGEFVEYIPTREYYHRHTRCLYWEGKLILPFGDQFWFRFLFGWLMPPKVSLLKATQGEAIRNYYHDMHVIQDMLVPLYKVGDALEWVHREMEVYPIWLCPHKLYKAPIKQQIYPEAGFEYEKRQGDTEDAQMYTDVGVYYAPGPVLRGEEFDGSEAVRKMEKWLIENGGFQPQYAVSELDEKSFWRMFDGDLYEHCRKKYRAVGTFMSVYYKSKKGRKTEKEVREAEQAHLETAYAEAD from the exons ATGTCTGATCTCCAGGCACCGCTCGTAAGGCCCAAGAGAAAGAAGACATGGGTCGACTACTTCGTCAAGTTCAGATGGATCATCGTCATCTTCGTCGTCCTCCCCATCTCAGCCACGCTCTACTTCCTTATCTACCTCGGAGACATGTGGTCAGAGTCCAAATCCTACGAGAAACGCCGCAAGGAACACGACCAGAACGTCGCCAAAGTCATCAAACGCCTCAAGGAGAGAGACGCGGCCAAGGACGGACTCGTCTGCACCGCGCGCAAGCCGTGGATCGCCGTCGGTATGCGAAACGTGGACTACAAGAGAGCGCGACACTTCGAAGTCGACTTGGGGGAGTTCCGCAACATTCTAGAGATCAACAAGGAGAAGATGATCGCTAGAGTTGAGCCTCTCGTCAACATGGGACAGATCTCTCGTGCTACCGTCCCCATGAACCTCTCTCTCGCTGTCGTCGCTGAGCTTGATGATCTCACCGTTGGTGGTCTCATCAACGGTTACGGTATCGAAGGAAGCTCTCACCTCTACGGTTTGTTTGCGGACACCGTCGTGGCTTACGAGATTGTTCTAGCTGGTGGGGAGCTTGTCCGTGCCACGAAGGATAATGAGTACTCTGATCTCTTCTACGCGATCCCATGGTCTCAAGGAACGCTCGGGCTCCTTGTTGCAGCTGAGATCAAGCTTATACCGGTTAAGGAGTACATGAGACTCACTTACATACCGGTTAAAGGAGATCTACAAACCTTAGCTCAAGGCTATATGGACTCATTCGCGCCCAAAGATGGTGACACGTCGAAGATCCCTGACTTCGTTGAAGGCATGGTTTACAATCCGACGGAAGGTGTGATGATGGTTGGAACATACGCGTCTAAAGAAGAGGCCAAGAAGAAAGGGAACAAGATCAACAACGTGGGGTGGTGGTTCAAGCCGTGGTTCTACCAGCACGCGCAGACCGCCCTGAAGAAGGGAGAGTTTGTTGAGTATATTCCTACTCGTGAGTACTACCATAGGCACACGAGGTGCTTGTACTGGGAAGGGAAGCTGATTCTTCCTTTTGGTGATCAGTTTTGGTTTAGGTTCTTATTTGGTTGGTTGATGCCTCCAAAGGTCTCTCTTCTTAAGGCTACTCAAGGTGAAGCTATCAGAAACTATTACCATGATATGCATGTGATTCAGGACATGCTTGTTCCTCTTTACAAAGTTGGTGATGCTCTCGAATGGGTCCACCGCGAAATGGAG GTGTATCCGATTTGGCTATGCCCACACAAACTCTACAAGGCACCGATCAAACAGCAGATTTACCCTGAGGCAGGTTTTGAGTACGAGAAGAGACAAGGAGACACGGAAGATGCTCAGATGTACACTGACGTTGGAGTGTACTACGCACCAGGTCCTGTTCTGAGAGGTGAAGAGTTTGATGGGTCTGAAGCTGTGCGTAAGATGGAGAAATGGCTGATAGAGAACGGCGGGTTCCAGCCTCAGTACGCGGTGTCTGAGCTTGATGAGAAGAGTTTCTGGAGGATGTTTGATGGTGACTTGTACGAGCATTGCCGCAAGAAGTACAGAGCTGTGGGAACGTTCATGAGTGTTTACTACAAGTCGAAGAAAGGAAGGAAGACTGAGAAAGAAGTTAGGGAAGCAGAGCAAGCTCATCTCGAAACAGCTTATGCTGAGGCAGATTAA